In the genome of Cyanobacteriota bacterium, one region contains:
- the elbB gene encoding isoprenoid biosynthesis glyoxalase ElbB, whose translation MSKKILVVLAGCGAKDGAEIHESVLTLLAIDKAGAKYYCAAPNKKQHHVLNFIDDTEMPEERNVMIESARISRGKIFDLSQITMKDYDAVIFPGGFGVAKNLCSFALDGADASIDPDAKRIIQEAYDARKPIGAICVSPALIALALAEKNPNRHPAKQSFASDVDTKEVGTMQSMCSANEDKADSQRRSEIVLTLGTDEGTNKVLESIGVKSQSCLTTSFIKDDANLIACSPAYMHGSSSISELEQGISQCVNAVIEMTQSKVTN comes from the coding sequence ATGAGCAAAAAAATCCTAGTAGTATTAGCCGGCTGCGGCGCTAAAGATGGAGCTGAGATTCACGAGTCAGTTTTGACTTTGCTTGCCATAGATAAAGCAGGTGCCAAATATTATTGTGCAGCTCCAAACAAAAAACAACATCACGTGCTCAATTTTATTGATGACACCGAAATGCCCGAAGAGCGCAATGTCATGATTGAATCAGCACGAATCTCCAGAGGCAAAATTTTTGACTTAAGTCAAATAACAATGAAGGATTATGACGCTGTGATCTTCCCCGGTGGCTTTGGAGTTGCCAAAAATCTTTGTAGTTTTGCTCTTGATGGAGCTGACGCCAGTATTGACCCTGACGCCAAACGTATTATTCAAGAGGCTTATGACGCTCGCAAACCTATTGGTGCTATTTGTGTTTCTCCTGCCTTGATTGCTCTTGCGCTTGCTGAGAAGAACCCCAATAGACATCCTGCAAAACAAAGTTTTGCTAGTGATGTCGACACAAAAGAGGTCGGAACCATGCAAAGCATGTGTTCGGCAAATGAAGACAAGGCTGATTCGCAAAGAAGATCTGAAATTGTTTTGACTCTTGGTACTGACGAGGGTACAAACAAAGTCTTAGAGAGCATTGGAGTTAAATCTCAAAGCTGCCTGACAACATCTTTTATAAAGGATGATGCAAACCTTATCGCTTGTAGCCCAGCTTATATGCATGGTAGTTCGAGCATCTCTGAACTTGAGCAAGGGATTAGTCAGTGTGTTAATGCTGTTATAGAGATGACACAGAGCAAAGTGACAAACTAA